Proteins encoded by one window of Gemmatimonas aurantiaca:
- a CDS encoding tetratricopeptide repeat protein yields MSSRPTVTPEGTPPSAGRDVELLRAMRDRIDQQDPGAFNNLGVLYHARGLHAEAVDAFLRALALDPRMRTAARNLEVAATCPGACDERLAALEARIAADPDDRQAIRARAHLTRLIGRLPEAIRQLDALIAEDPEDAEALFERGLIEQRAGDLRRAQRWFERAVNAGAVSDARLHLAEVLYQRGQNEQALDLLDHLLDESPRHADAHLLRGFLLGDMGHHELAMQATRRAAELNPALETVQSDLSIAAHVPAGHASVMEVDPAGALARYGLGLAFRQRGYFREARSEFERALAQGEDERLVQHALAELDLLDGNSAGARHRYEQLLTSQETVRWWNEHGVALHQAGDVAAAADSYRRALRIDPRHALAYNNLGVALADRGDVEAAREALTRAAELDPTLVRARRNLACLLAWHGEAMAALALLRELVEFHPRDAEAWHILGTVLAALERFEDARDAFVKAIEQRSAHAEARFALAAVLDRLGDHDGALRETQQALAIAPVRAEARLAVGIDLQRECPDAVGPVDLLRLVGGAPLVGVALDAAAVDHLLPEQVSAVAPRSIIERAIAACEEADAFAERTLHGEAVERYQRARDLMQDEPVTPAPAEDVMRRLWRRAAVGEARSRCLLNQAASARVLLETLATVSPEDPEVLALMAASLGDGAPGGDIAANTAAARSTLLRLLGQQVDSAALLHFAGDVAMKIDDRVLALGFYRRALARDPMRPTPRIAIARLLREQGDLLAARLEIVAALTAAPAWREARLELARLHRDAGRPDEARVLLVACLAEVPTDLDALELLAGVLVTEERADDARVAVDRLLRHDPSRAAARWYDGVLLVRQARLREALARWAQVADDPEAGAWGDRARKAMQRARTLRDDPTSPDTVGENATGQTHAAPVPAIHAAQAHMAQAHTAQAHVEQDATCQVA; encoded by the coding sequence GTGTCTTCCCGGCCCACGGTAACACCGGAGGGAACTCCGCCATCGGCAGGCCGCGATGTCGAGTTGTTGCGCGCGATGCGCGACCGCATCGACCAGCAGGATCCGGGCGCGTTCAACAATCTCGGCGTGCTCTATCATGCGCGTGGACTGCACGCCGAGGCGGTGGATGCCTTTCTCCGCGCGCTCGCGCTCGATCCGCGCATGCGTACGGCGGCGCGCAATCTCGAAGTGGCGGCCACGTGCCCGGGCGCGTGTGACGAACGCCTCGCGGCACTCGAAGCGCGCATCGCCGCCGATCCCGACGACCGACAGGCGATCCGGGCGCGCGCGCATCTCACCCGACTGATCGGCCGTTTGCCCGAGGCCATCCGCCAACTCGATGCCCTGATCGCCGAAGATCCCGAAGACGCCGAAGCGTTGTTCGAGCGCGGGCTCATCGAGCAGCGGGCGGGTGATCTGCGCCGGGCGCAGCGCTGGTTCGAACGCGCGGTGAATGCGGGTGCGGTATCCGACGCCCGTCTGCATCTGGCCGAAGTACTCTATCAGCGCGGACAGAACGAACAGGCACTCGATCTGCTGGATCATCTGCTCGACGAGTCGCCGCGCCATGCCGACGCGCACCTGCTGCGCGGCTTCCTGCTGGGCGACATGGGGCATCACGAACTCGCCATGCAGGCCACACGCCGTGCGGCCGAACTCAATCCCGCGCTCGAGACGGTGCAGAGCGATCTGTCCATCGCGGCACATGTGCCTGCCGGTCACGCTTCGGTGATGGAAGTCGATCCCGCGGGCGCCCTGGCGCGGTATGGCCTTGGGCTCGCGTTCCGGCAACGTGGCTATTTCCGTGAGGCCCGCAGCGAGTTCGAGCGCGCGCTGGCCCAGGGCGAAGACGAGCGCCTCGTGCAGCACGCGCTGGCCGAACTCGATCTGCTCGACGGCAACTCCGCCGGTGCCCGGCATCGCTACGAACAACTGCTCACCAGTCAGGAAACGGTGCGCTGGTGGAACGAGCACGGGGTCGCGTTGCATCAGGCCGGTGATGTCGCCGCGGCTGCCGACAGCTACCGGCGCGCGCTCCGCATCGATCCGCGTCATGCGCTGGCCTACAACAACCTCGGCGTGGCCCTGGCCGATCGAGGTGACGTGGAAGCGGCCCGCGAGGCACTCACCCGCGCTGCCGAACTCGATCCTACGCTCGTGCGGGCCCGTCGCAATCTCGCTTGCCTGCTCGCCTGGCACGGTGAAGCCATGGCGGCGTTGGCGCTGTTGCGCGAACTCGTGGAGTTCCATCCGCGCGATGCCGAGGCGTGGCACATCCTTGGCACGGTGCTCGCGGCGCTCGAACGTTTCGAGGACGCGCGCGATGCCTTCGTGAAGGCCATCGAGCAGCGCAGCGCGCACGCCGAAGCCCGGTTCGCGCTGGCGGCCGTACTCGATCGGCTGGGAGATCACGACGGGGCACTGCGTGAAACGCAGCAGGCGCTGGCCATCGCTCCGGTGCGGGCCGAGGCGCGACTGGCGGTGGGTATCGATCTGCAGCGGGAGTGCCCGGATGCCGTGGGACCGGTGGACCTGCTGCGTCTGGTGGGCGGGGCGCCGCTGGTTGGTGTGGCGCTGGACGCGGCCGCGGTGGACCATCTGCTGCCGGAGCAGGTGAGCGCGGTCGCGCCACGCAGCATCATCGAGCGGGCCATTGCCGCCTGTGAGGAGGCCGATGCCTTTGCCGAACGCACGCTGCATGGTGAAGCGGTGGAGCGGTATCAGCGGGCGCGCGATCTGATGCAGGACGAGCCGGTGACCCCGGCGCCCGCCGAAGACGTGATGCGCCGGTTGTGGCGTCGTGCGGCGGTGGGCGAAGCGCGCTCGCGTTGTCTGCTGAATCAGGCGGCATCGGCCCGCGTTCTGCTCGAGACGCTCGCCACGGTATCTCCGGAAGATCCCGAAGTGCTCGCGCTCATGGCCGCGAGCCTGGGCGATGGCGCACCGGGCGGTGACATCGCTGCCAACACCGCCGCCGCGCGCTCGACCTTGCTGCGTCTGCTGGGCCAGCAGGTCGACAGCGCCGCGCTCCTGCACTTCGCGGGCGATGTCGCGATGAAGATCGACGATCGGGTGCTCGCCCTCGGATTCTATCGACGTGCGTTGGCCCGCGATCCGATGCGCCCCACCCCGCGCATTGCTATTGCACGCCTGCTGCGGGAACAAGGCGACCTGCTCGCGGCCCGCCTGGAGATCGTGGCGGCGCTCACCGCGGCGCCTGCCTGGCGCGAAGCGCGTCTCGAGTTGGCACGGCTGCATCGTGATGCCGGTCGTCCGGACGAAGCCAGAGTGCTGCTGGTCGCCTGCCTCGCCGAAGTGCCCACCGATCTCGACGCGCTCGAATTGCTCGCCGGCGTGCTGGTGACGGAAGAGCGTGCGGACGATGCCCGGGTGGCGGTCGATCGTCTGCTGCGGCACGATCCGTCGCGTGCCGCCGCTCGCTGGTATGACGGCGTCCTGCTGGTGCGTCAGGCGCGCCTGCGCGAGGCGCTCGCGCGCTGGGCCCAGGTGGCGGACGATCCGGAAGCGGGCGCTTGGGGTGACCGGGCACGGAAGGCCATGCAGCGGGCCCGCACGTTGCGTGACGATCCGACATCGCCTGACACGGTCGGCGAGAACGCGACCGGGCAGACGCACGCTGCGCCCGTGCCTGCGATACATGCCGCGCAGGCGCACATGGCGCAGGCGCACACCGCGCAGGCGCACGTCGAGCAGGACGCGACCTGTCAGGTCGCCTGA
- a CDS encoding chemotaxis protein CheC, protein MSVIRSLKTIQLDALRETANIGAGHAATALSQMTGSTIMIKVPAISVASIEELPTQFTPDEEPVAAVMMHMLGDLSGRTLLVFPKPTVMRLAELMLRRPVGSSVAFSELETSAIKEAGNILSGAYMNALSDFLGMLLLPSPPTMVVDMSTAVLTSAFGEFAVDPDAVLCVESEFLLTEMAQTLRGFFLLLPDPASLQVMLRALRLA, encoded by the coding sequence ATGAGTGTCATCCGGTCATTGAAGACCATCCAGCTCGACGCCCTGCGTGAAACGGCCAATATCGGCGCGGGTCACGCAGCCACGGCGTTGTCGCAGATGACGGGCAGCACCATCATGATCAAGGTGCCCGCCATCAGTGTGGCGAGTATCGAGGAACTGCCCACGCAGTTCACGCCCGACGAAGAGCCCGTGGCCGCCGTCATGATGCACATGCTCGGCGATCTGTCGGGACGCACACTGCTGGTGTTTCCCAAGCCCACGGTCATGCGCCTGGCCGAACTGATGCTGCGCCGTCCCGTGGGATCGTCGGTGGCGTTCAGTGAACTCGAGACATCGGCCATCAAGGAAGCCGGCAACATCCTGAGCGGTGCGTACATGAACGCGCTCAGCGATTTTCTGGGCATGCTGCTGCTGCCGTCCCCGCCCACGATGGTGGTGGACATGTCGACGGCCGTGCTGACCAGCGCGTTCGGCGAATTCGCCGTCGATCCCGATGCCGTGCTCTGCGTGGAAAGCGAGTTTCTGCTCACCGAGATGGCGCAGACGCTGCGCGGTTTCTTCCTGCTGCTGCCCGATCCGGCGTCGTTGCAGGTGATGCTGCGCGCGCTGCGGCTCGCCTGA
- a CDS encoding chemotaxis protein CheW, which yields MSSTSITTTDARTFDDDPHPQWLVVRSGGALLGIPVAQVREVVRAAGICPVPGTPVIQAGIVNVRGAIVTVLDLLALRTGVRAVAPASIVLLEYGARMLGLTVDAVHDVRQVVGDSSASGPEGLTPIDSIEPLDAVALCARHM from the coding sequence ATGTCTTCCACTTCTATCACGACGACTGACGCCCGCACCTTCGACGACGACCCGCATCCGCAATGGCTGGTCGTGCGTTCGGGAGGTGCCCTGCTGGGAATTCCCGTGGCGCAGGTTCGTGAGGTGGTGCGGGCCGCCGGCATCTGCCCCGTGCCGGGCACGCCGGTCATCCAGGCCGGCATCGTCAATGTGCGGGGCGCCATCGTCACCGTCCTGGACCTGCTGGCGCTCCGGACCGGCGTGCGTGCCGTCGCACCGGCCTCGATCGTCCTGCTCGAGTACGGTGCCCGGATGCTCGGGTTGACCGTCGATGCCGTGCACGACGTGCGTCAGGTCGTCGGGGACTCTTCCGCTTCCGGGCCGGAGGGACTCACGCCGATCGACTCCATCGAGCCGCTGGATGCCGTCGCGCTGTGCGCCCGGCACATGTGA
- the lspA gene encoding signal peptidase II, which produces MKPHPRAAAASAVLSDAPVAATTLPFWIIVAVVVAIDFVTKSLAVEHLTPRHIPHRIIGDVVRFTLAYNPGAAFGMHLGPASRWIFATLALVIVSVLLKATADLTRLSRLAAVGVPIVVGGAIGNLIDRIRMREGVVDFIDIGIGTTRFWTFNVADTAVTVGAACLILALWEQDRQQQAASTS; this is translated from the coding sequence ATGAAGCCCCATCCCAGAGCCGCCGCGGCATCGGCGGTGCTTTCCGACGCCCCCGTGGCGGCCACCACGCTGCCCTTCTGGATCATCGTGGCCGTCGTGGTGGCCATCGACTTCGTCACGAAGTCGCTCGCCGTCGAACATCTGACGCCGCGGCACATCCCGCATCGCATCATCGGCGATGTCGTGCGATTCACGCTCGCCTACAATCCCGGTGCGGCGTTCGGCATGCATCTGGGGCCGGCATCGCGATGGATCTTCGCCACGCTGGCGCTGGTCATCGTCTCCGTGCTGCTCAAGGCGACCGCCGATCTCACGCGCCTGTCGCGCCTCGCCGCCGTGGGTGTGCCCATCGTGGTCGGTGGGGCGATCGGCAATCTCATCGACCGCATCCGCATGCGTGAAGGTGTGGTGGACTTCATCGACATCGGTATCGGCACGACACGCTTCTGGACGTTCAACGTGGCCGATACCGCGGTGACGGTGGGCGCGGCGTGTCTCATTCTGGCATTGTGGGAGCAGGACCGGCAGCAGCAGGCCGCCTCGACATCCTGA
- a CDS encoding response regulator produces the protein MSRTVLICDDAIFMRTMVGDILTQAGYEIVGEAETGIQAVEKYKHLRPDLVTMDIVMPDMGGIDAVREITKHDPTARILMCSAMGQQALVVEAIQAGAKDFVVKPFQPSRVLEAVNRVLAA, from the coding sequence GTGAGCCGGACAGTACTGATCTGCGACGACGCGATCTTCATGCGCACGATGGTGGGGGACATCCTCACGCAGGCGGGCTATGAGATCGTGGGCGAGGCGGAGACGGGGATTCAGGCCGTGGAGAAGTACAAGCACCTGCGTCCCGATCTCGTGACGATGGATATCGTCATGCCGGACATGGGCGGCATCGACGCGGTCCGCGAAATCACGAAGCACGACCCCACGGCCAGGATCCTGATGTGCAGCGCCATGGGACAGCAGGCCCTCGTCGTGGAAGCCATTCAGGCGGGCGCCAAGGACTTCGTGGTCAAGCCGTTCCAGCCGAGTCGTGTGCTGGAGGCGGTGAACCGCGTGCTCGCGGCCTGA
- a CDS encoding chemotaxis protein CheA, which translates to MDAARYAALFQSESREHLDELDVALLALEQAPDSAEAIGHLATLFRSMHTIKGMAAAMAYTRVEALAHALESRCEPLRSGIEPLRADVLALLFDGTAALRQAIDHAALGRTAIDDDATQALIERLARTVPLQESAKGSTQESGTDDLRANDEASSVAASVTPALASVHAPAATSTAAPARVVDVRLADDCPLKGVRALIVVTRLRALGDVQRIEPPEARWQDDTFDGAFRVHIATEAADAALIDAVQSAGDVARVQVRAQAPEAPVTTAPVRTVRLDAHRLDTLLDLVGELVISRDRLLRAIESMERPDRAVTAAARDAARLVGVLQDEVLQTRLQPVSQVFDRFPRLVRDVAHELGKDVVFSMEGREIELDRALLDAISEPILHLLRNALDHGFEDAATRRAAGKPAAGELILRAARDRSSVVLQVQDDGRGIDRLAVLRRAQHQGLVPTHLTTLTDEALLPLVSRAGFSTARAVTNLSGRGVGVDVVNTRVRALGGQLELETLEGEGTVFTLRLPATLAITRALLVEVQGITFALPAVNVEEAMAFHESLEVPAPRGPAAITRAVTVRDEVVPLVALAEYFRLDRSSTAGGEWDDERERERETEQHLAIVEAGGRRAALLVDTLVAQQDIVVKPLDTVQGAAPWFSGATVLGDGTPALIVDVSSVV; encoded by the coding sequence ATGGACGCGGCGCGGTATGCCGCGCTCTTTCAGAGCGAATCGCGCGAGCATCTCGACGAACTCGATGTGGCGTTGCTCGCGCTCGAGCAGGCGCCGGATTCCGCCGAGGCCATCGGCCATCTGGCCACGCTGTTCCGCAGCATGCACACCATCAAGGGCATGGCCGCGGCCATGGCCTATACGCGTGTGGAAGCGCTGGCGCATGCCCTGGAGTCGCGGTGTGAACCGCTGCGCAGTGGCATCGAGCCGCTGCGCGCCGATGTGCTGGCACTATTGTTTGACGGAACGGCCGCACTGCGGCAGGCCATCGATCACGCGGCGCTCGGCCGCACCGCGATCGATGATGACGCCACCCAGGCCCTGATTGAACGGCTGGCGCGAACGGTCCCGCTGCAGGAGTCCGCGAAGGGATCCACGCAGGAATCGGGAACCGATGACCTGCGCGCGAATGACGAAGCGTCGTCCGTCGCTGCGAGTGTCACGCCAGCGTTGGCTTCGGTACATGCTCCTGCTGCGACATCGACCGCCGCACCGGCGCGTGTCGTCGATGTGCGTCTGGCCGATGATTGTCCGCTCAAGGGGGTGCGGGCGCTGATCGTGGTCACCAGGTTGCGTGCGCTGGGCGATGTGCAACGCATCGAACCTCCCGAAGCGCGCTGGCAGGACGACACGTTCGATGGCGCCTTCCGGGTGCACATCGCCACCGAGGCGGCCGATGCTGCGCTGATCGATGCCGTGCAGAGCGCGGGCGACGTGGCGCGGGTGCAGGTGCGGGCACAGGCCCCCGAAGCACCGGTCACCACCGCGCCGGTCCGCACGGTGCGGCTCGATGCCCATCGACTCGATACGCTGCTCGATCTCGTGGGCGAACTGGTGATTTCGCGCGATCGTCTGCTGCGCGCGATCGAATCGATGGAACGGCCCGATCGGGCGGTGACAGCGGCGGCGCGCGACGCCGCGCGACTCGTGGGTGTACTGCAGGATGAAGTGCTGCAGACCCGTCTGCAGCCGGTGTCCCAGGTGTTCGACCGGTTTCCGCGACTGGTGCGCGATGTGGCCCACGAACTCGGCAAGGACGTCGTGTTCTCCATGGAAGGACGCGAGATCGAGCTCGATCGCGCCCTGCTCGATGCCATCAGCGAACCCATTCTGCATCTGCTGCGGAACGCGCTCGATCATGGGTTCGAGGACGCCGCAACGCGACGCGCGGCGGGCAAACCGGCGGCCGGTGAACTCATTCTGCGAGCGGCGCGCGACCGGTCGTCGGTCGTGCTCCAGGTGCAGGACGATGGGCGCGGCATCGACCGCCTGGCCGTCCTGCGTCGTGCGCAGCATCAGGGGCTGGTGCCCACGCATCTCACCACACTCACCGACGAGGCACTGCTGCCGTTGGTGTCGCGTGCGGGTTTCTCCACGGCGCGGGCGGTGACCAATCTGTCGGGCCGTGGTGTGGGCGTCGACGTGGTGAACACTCGTGTGCGGGCACTGGGTGGACAGCTCGAACTCGAGACGCTCGAAGGCGAGGGCACCGTATTCACCCTGCGCCTGCCGGCCACGCTGGCCATCACCCGGGCGCTGCTGGTGGAAGTGCAGGGCATCACCTTCGCGCTGCCGGCGGTGAATGTGGAGGAGGCGATGGCCTTTCACGAATCGCTGGAGGTCCCCGCACCCCGCGGACCGGCCGCGATCACCCGCGCCGTCACCGTCCGCGACGAGGTCGTTCCACTGGTGGCGCTGGCGGAGTACTTCCGTCTCGATCGATCGTCAACAGCCGGAGGCGAGTGGGACGACGAGCGTGAACGGGAGCGTGAAACCGAGCAGCATCTCGCCATCGTGGAGGCCGGTGGGCGGCGGGCCGCGCTGCTGGTGGACACGCTGGTGGCGCAGCAGGACATCGTGGTGAAGCCGCTCGATACCGTGCAGGGGGCCGCACCCTGGTTCAGCGGGGCCACCGTGCTGGGTGACGGGACTCCGGCGCTCATCGTCGATGTATCGAGTGTCGTGTAG
- a CDS encoding RluA family pseudouridine synthase, which produces MSDERASVSEFTVGFAAGRRLDLLVADHASLSRTQAATLIANGHVLVNGGREKASYKGESGDVIRVTIPPPPGRDIIPEQIPLDVVYEDEHLLVVDKAAGMVVHPAPGNWTGTLVNALLGRGEPLAEGGGEDRAGLVHRLDKDTSGLLVVAKSDAAHRILSGALAARQVTRRYAAVCWGHLAEDRITVDKPIARDPRDRTRMAIVQTGKAARTDFMRLARFDAVDLLRAHLHTGRTHQIRVHLASTGHPVIGDDTYGGGGGRRLAALPPRRHFLHAAWLRFRHPMSGDVLDLRSPLPADLRTSLAALSDMPELATHQDPLDVFHFYHDD; this is translated from the coding sequence ATGTCGGACGAACGGGCCTCGGTCTCCGAATTCACCGTCGGATTTGCGGCGGGCAGGCGACTCGATCTGCTCGTCGCTGATCATGCGTCGCTGTCCCGCACCCAGGCGGCCACGCTCATCGCCAATGGGCATGTGCTGGTGAACGGCGGACGCGAGAAGGCCTCGTACAAGGGCGAGTCCGGTGATGTCATCCGCGTGACCATTCCGCCGCCGCCCGGCCGGGACATCATCCCCGAGCAGATTCCCCTCGACGTCGTGTACGAGGACGAACATCTGCTGGTGGTGGACAAGGCCGCCGGGATGGTGGTGCATCCGGCACCCGGCAACTGGACGGGCACCCTCGTGAACGCGTTGCTGGGTCGTGGCGAACCGCTGGCCGAGGGCGGCGGTGAAGACCGTGCCGGGCTGGTGCACCGTCTCGACAAGGACACGTCGGGATTGCTCGTCGTGGCCAAGAGTGATGCCGCGCACCGCATTCTGAGCGGCGCGCTCGCCGCGCGTCAGGTGACCCGGCGGTATGCCGCCGTGTGCTGGGGGCACCTGGCGGAGGACCGGATCACGGTGGACAAACCCATTGCGCGGGATCCGCGAGACCGGACGCGCATGGCAATCGTCCAGACGGGAAAGGCGGCACGCACCGATTTCATGCGACTGGCCCGTTTCGATGCCGTGGATCTGTTGCGCGCGCACCTGCATACCGGACGCACGCATCAGATCCGGGTGCACCTGGCGTCCACGGGCCATCCGGTGATCGGTGACGATACCTATGGCGGGGGCGGTGGGCGGCGACTGGCCGCGCTGCCACCACGTCGGCACTTCCTACATGCCGCCTGGCTGCGGTTCCGGCACCCGATGTCCGGCGATGTCCTCGATCTCCGCTCCCCGCTGCCAGCGGACTTGCGCACTTCGCTGGCCGCGCTGAGTGACATGCCCGAACTGGCGACCCACCAGGACCCGCTCGATGTCTTCCACTTCTATCACGACGACTGA